Part of the Alkaliphilus flagellatus genome, TAGGATATATTTTAATTCAATTTTGTTGGGGTTATATTCAGAAACAGTTGTCAAAGGAAAAAATATTAATGAATGTTAGAATTAAAATTAATGATGAGATAGTAGATCTAAAAGGCATAGTGGATACGGGTAACTCATTAACAGATCCAATTAGCAAGTATCCTGTAATAATTGTAGAATATAATGCAATAAAAAGCCTTTTGCCTGTTGAACTTAAAGATATTTTTCTAAATAATCATGTGTTTAATTTTGAACAAGTAGTTGAACAATTGGTTGATAGCAATTGGATAACAAGATTTAGAATAATACCTTATCAAGCATTAGGTACCGAAAATGGAATGTTAGTTGGATTTAAGCCAGATAATGTATTAATCCATGATGATAAACATAATAGGGATATTAAGGAAATAATCGTTGCTATTTATCATAAGAAACTGTCTAAAACTGGAGATTATATGGCGTTATTACATCCAGACATTATATAGGGAACAGGAAGGGTTATAAATCCTTCTATACAAAATTGAAATTGGAGGTATACAAATTGAATAAAATTATTAACAAAATGAAGCTAATGTATCGATATTATTTAATTAAAATTTTAAAGAAAGTTAGACTTTATAATGAAGATAGTTTATATTATATAGGAGGTAGTGAGGCTTTACCTCCGCCTTTAAGTAATGATGAAGAAAGTTTTTTAATAGCTAAGCTTAAGGATGATGAAAGTACTGTTAGAACCATTTTAATTGAAAGAAATTTACGCTTAGTGGTATATATTGCTAGGAAGTTTGAAAACACAGGAATAGGAATAGAAGATTTAATTTCTATAGGGACAATTGGACTTATAAAGGCAGTAAATACATTTAACCCAGAAAAAAACATTAAACTTGCTACCTATGCGTCTCGATGCATTGAAAATGAGATTTTAATGTATCTAAGAAGAAATAGTAAAGTAAGAATGGAAGTTTCATTTGATGAGCCACTAAACATTGATTGGGATGGAAATGAGCTATTACTTTCGGATATATTAGGGACAGAGAATGATATTATACATAAATTTTTAGAGGAAGAAGTGGATAGGGAGCTGTTAAAGATAGCATTAGAAAAATTATCTAAAAGAGAAAGAAAAATAATGGAATTAAGATTTGGCTTAAATACTGGACAAGAAAAGACTCAAAAAGAGGTTGCAGATATCTTAGGAATTTCACAGTCTTATATTTCAAGATTAGAAAAAAGAATTATAACTAGATTACAAAAAGAAATAAATCGTTTGGTGTAAAAAGCAGCTTTGCTGCTTTTTTTAGTATAAGAAAATAGCAAATTTCTAATTGGTGATAGATTTTAAGTTGTAGTAATATTTTGAGATATACTTACACTGTGACAGTAGCAACTACATAGTAGTATAGGAATTTTTATTTTAACAGTATAATTTCGGTCAAACGGTCAATAATCTAAAATACTAAAGGGGTAATTCATAGTGAAAGGACTGAAAAACAATGCATATTAATAAGGTTGAAATTTGCGGCGTAAACACATCAGAATTACCAGTATTAAAGAATAGCCAGATGCGGGTATTGTTTGATCGAATTCATAAGGGTGATAATAGTGCTAGAGAAGAGTTTATTCAAGGAAATTTGAGACTAGTATTGAGTGTAATCCAAAGATTTAACAATAGGGGGGAGCACGTCGATGATTTATTTCAAGTCGGTTGTATAGGTCTTATAAAGGCTATTGATAATTTTGATCTGAGTCATAATGTGCGTTTTTCTACATATGCGGTTCCTATGATTATTGGAGAAATACGTAGATACTTAAGAGATAACAACTCGATTAGAGTCAGTAGATCATTAAGAGATACAGCATATAAGGCTCTCCAAGTAAGGGATCAACTAATCAATAAAAATTCTAAAGAACCAACTATTGCACAAATTGCTGAAGAATTAAATATACCGAGAGAAGATGTAGTATTTGCTTTAGATGCTATCCAGGATCCTGTTTCTCTTTTTGAGCCAATCTATCAAGATAGTGGTGATGCTATATATGTTATGGATCAAGTGAGTGATGAAAAAAGCGAAGATGAATGTTGGATTGATGGAATAGCACTTCGCGAAGCTATGAGAAAACTAAATGCTAGAGAAAAACATATTTTATCCTTAAGATTTTTTGAGGGTAGAACTCAAATGGAAGTTGCAGATGAGATAGGTATATCTCAAGCACAAGTATCTAGATTAGAAAAAACAGCTTTAAGACATATGAGAAAACATATTTAATCCCTCCTAGTGAGGGGTTTTATTTTTGTAATAATTTTTATGTAACATATATAAATATAGATATAGGACAAAATGCAATCTATAAAGTGGAGGAGGTAAAATATGATAAAGGCATCAGATTTAACAGAAAAAGAAGTGGTTAATATAACTGATGGTAAAAGAATAGGAATGATTGCTGATATGGAAGTTGATTTACAAAAGGGCAAAATTAATGCCATTATAATTCCTGATAGTGGAAGATTAAGAGGATTATTTAGTAAAGAATTAGAATTTGAGATTAGATGGAATCAAATAAAAAAAATTGGTGAGGACGTAATATTAGTCGAAATAAAAGATGGATCGGAGCCTCTAAAAGCTTCATCTAGTGATGAGGAAGTTATATATATACCTAGAGAAGTAACAACATCTTCTTCTGAAACTTTTTAAAAGAATTAGACATCTAAATTTTACTATATTATAATATAGGTAAGTTTAAAATGATTTGTCGTTTAGGATAAAGGACTGATATTAAACCTATGATAAATGGAAGGAGGAACGACTATGAATTGTCCATTTTGCTCACATCATGAATCAAAGGTAGTAGATTCCAGACCAACTGATGAAGGACAAGCGATTAGAAGAAGAAGAGAATGTATTGTATGCTCTAAAAGATTTACTACATATGAAAAAGTTGATGAAATCCCATTGATAGTAGTTAAAAAGAATGGGAATCGGGAGCCTTATAATAGGAATAAAATATTAAATGGAGTAATTAGATCCTGTGAAAAACGACCTGTATCGCTAAGAGATATCGAACAATTAGTAGATGGAATAGAGAAGCAAATATATAATACAATGGAGCGGGAAATTACAACAGAGCTAATAGGAAACTTAGTAATTGATAAAATTAAGTATCTTGATGAGGTTGCCTATGTGAGATTTGCATCGGTCTATAGGGAGTTTAAAGATATAAATACTTTTATGGATGAAGTCAAAAAGATTTTAAGTGAAAAACCACAATAATGGGTATTTTATAAGAGCAGGTCTTTTCTTGCTCTTATTTATTGCTTAGGGAGGAGTAGAGATGGAATACAATATTGTAAATAAAAATGAAGTTCAATTTGTAACCTTTGAGAGGTTCAATAATATGCCATTTATTAAGCATGGATTTAGTACTAGAATAGGTGGTGTTAGTGAAGGTGTATATAATTCTTTAAATTTAGGTCTAAAAACTGAGGATAGTGAAAATAATGTAAGAAAGAATATTGAGAAATTTACATTGGCAGTAGGAGTGGATAAGGAAAACTTAGTTATATCAGATCAAGTACACAGCGATGTAATTAAAGTTGTTAATAATGAAGATAAAGGAAAAGGTTACTTCAGAGAAAGGGATTATAGTGGGATAGATGGTTTAGTTACAAATGTTAAGGGTATCCCTTTAATGACTATATTTGCTGACTGTGTACCTATATTTTTTGTAGATCCTACAAAGAAAGTCATTGCCGTAAGCCATGCTGGATGGAAAGGAACTCGATTAAAGATAGGAAAGAAGACAGTAGAAGTTATGATGCATGAGTATGAATCAAATCCAAAAGATATAATAGCAGTAATAGGACCATCTATAGGGGAGTGCTGCTACGAGGTAGACCAAAGGCTAATCAATGAATTTAATAATAGTTTTATAGATACATCAACATTTGTATTTCCAAAGCAAGAATATAAGTATAAGCTTAACCTTTGGAATGCTAACCGTATTACTTTGGAAGAAGCAGGTTTATTAAGTGAAAATATTATAATATCGAGTTTATGCACAGGCTGTAATTTAGATCTATTTTATTCCTATAGAAAGGAAAAAGGTAATACAGGTAGAATGGGTGCAATAATTCAATTAATATAATGTGAGGTGCGTAATGAATCAAAAATATAAGAAAACAATATTAGTAGTTGATGATGAAGAGCATATTTTAGAGCTAATTAAATTTAACCTAGAAAGAGAAGGATATAATGTTTTACTATGTGATAATGGAGAAGAAAGTATTTCTATGGTACATAATAATGCTGTTGATCTAGTAGTGTTGGATTTGATGCTTCCAGGAATGAGTGGAATTGAAGTGTGTAAAAGACTTCACAGAATAGATGAATTTGAAAACCTGCCAATTATTATGTTAACTGCTAAAAGTGAAGAAGCTGACAGAGTGCTAGGATTAGAGTTAGGTGCAGATGACTATATAACTAAGCCATTTAGTGTTAGAGAGCTAATAGCTAGAATAAAGGCGGTGCTTAGAAGAAGTGAAGGTAGACAGGAAAGTATGGAAAAAATCATATGTGTAAAAAATTTGATTATCGATACGGAAAAACATATAGTCACTATTAATGGAGATCCAATAGAATTAACCTATAAAGAGTTTGAACTTCTAAAAATATTATCAGAGAACAGGGGAAAGGTATTATCTAGAAACCTTTTACTTGATGAAATTTGGGGATATGAATATTTTGGAGAGACAAGAACAGTAGATGTACATATTAGACATTTACGAAAAAAAATTGGAGATGATAAGTTAAACGAATATATTGAAACAATAAGAGGAGTAGGATATAAGATGAAGTAGGTGACATTATGCAGAAAAAGATATTTGTTATTTTTACTCTAATACTGCTTATTAGTACATTGTTAACTGGATTTCTTTCATTAAGCCTTATAACTAATAATTATACTAACGAACT contains:
- the spoIIGA gene encoding sigma-E processing peptidase SpoIIGA codes for the protein MIVYAEYVFLENFIMNYIILSLTGKFAKYPTKRTKLILASSLGALYAFIIFFPSLYFLFSILMKIACSMLIIILSFTPYRFKDFFRLIGIFYLITLIFGGAGFALFYFTSFNGIVSNGIFYMTNISIKNIFISCGIGYILIQFCWGYIQKQLSKEKILMNVRIKINDEIVDLKGIVDTGNSLTDPISKYPVIIVEYNAIKSLLPVELKDIFLNNHVFNFEQVVEQLVDSNWITRFRIIPYQALGTENGMLVGFKPDNVLIHDDKHNRDIKEIIVAIYHKKLSKTGDYMALLHPDII
- the sigE gene encoding RNA polymerase sporulation sigma factor SigE, producing the protein MKLMYRYYLIKILKKVRLYNEDSLYYIGGSEALPPPLSNDEESFLIAKLKDDESTVRTILIERNLRLVVYIARKFENTGIGIEDLISIGTIGLIKAVNTFNPEKNIKLATYASRCIENEILMYLRRNSKVRMEVSFDEPLNIDWDGNELLLSDILGTENDIIHKFLEEEVDRELLKIALEKLSKRERKIMELRFGLNTGQEKTQKEVADILGISQSYISRLEKRIITRLQKEINRLV
- the sigG gene encoding RNA polymerase sporulation sigma factor SigG codes for the protein MHINKVEICGVNTSELPVLKNSQMRVLFDRIHKGDNSAREEFIQGNLRLVLSVIQRFNNRGEHVDDLFQVGCIGLIKAIDNFDLSHNVRFSTYAVPMIIGEIRRYLRDNNSIRVSRSLRDTAYKALQVRDQLINKNSKEPTIAQIAEELNIPREDVVFALDAIQDPVSLFEPIYQDSGDAIYVMDQVSDEKSEDECWIDGIALREAMRKLNAREKHILSLRFFEGRTQMEVADEIGISQAQVSRLEKTALRHMRKHI
- a CDS encoding YlmC/YmxH family sporulation protein, whose protein sequence is MIKASDLTEKEVVNITDGKRIGMIADMEVDLQKGKINAIIIPDSGRLRGLFSKELEFEIRWNQIKKIGEDVILVEIKDGSEPLKASSSDEEVIYIPREVTTSSSETF
- the nrdR gene encoding transcriptional regulator NrdR, yielding MNCPFCSHHESKVVDSRPTDEGQAIRRRRECIVCSKRFTTYEKVDEIPLIVVKKNGNREPYNRNKILNGVIRSCEKRPVSLRDIEQLVDGIEKQIYNTMEREITTELIGNLVIDKIKYLDEVAYVRFASVYREFKDINTFMDEVKKILSEKPQ
- the pgeF gene encoding peptidoglycan editing factor PgeF, whose amino-acid sequence is MEYNIVNKNEVQFVTFERFNNMPFIKHGFSTRIGGVSEGVYNSLNLGLKTEDSENNVRKNIEKFTLAVGVDKENLVISDQVHSDVIKVVNNEDKGKGYFRERDYSGIDGLVTNVKGIPLMTIFADCVPIFFVDPTKKVIAVSHAGWKGTRLKIGKKTVEVMMHEYESNPKDIIAVIGPSIGECCYEVDQRLINEFNNSFIDTSTFVFPKQEYKYKLNLWNANRITLEEAGLLSENIIISSLCTGCNLDLFYSYRKEKGNTGRMGAIIQLI
- a CDS encoding response regulator, with product MNQKYKKTILVVDDEEHILELIKFNLEREGYNVLLCDNGEESISMVHNNAVDLVVLDLMLPGMSGIEVCKRLHRIDEFENLPIIMLTAKSEEADRVLGLELGADDYITKPFSVRELIARIKAVLRRSEGRQESMEKIICVKNLIIDTEKHIVTINGDPIELTYKEFELLKILSENRGKVLSRNLLLDEIWGYEYFGETRTVDVHIRHLRKKIGDDKLNEYIETIRGVGYKMK